Proteins from a genomic interval of Desulfofundulus luciae:
- a CDS encoding M24 family metallopeptidase produces MSYPPLAELAARLERFQEVLRVQGMDGALLLQGADLVYFCGTTQSAHLYVPARGRALFMIRRSKQRIDPALVPAEVVPLRRPEEIPELLAARGLAMPEVLGMELDVLPVNLFRRYEKIFPGQIVDCSLQIRELRAVKSAYEIGLLKESAAMMDGVFARIPEMLREGMGELELAARVEAAARCAGHMGLIRVRGFNQEFFWGCLLAGPSGGVPSYFDSPLGGPGFTPAFPFGVGKHPIVPGDPVMVDYVGVVNGYQVDMTRVFALGYLPEDLFKAHETAVGIQNALVAAARPGVTGGELYELALEMATGAGLAEHFMGCGDQVRFVGHGIGLELNELPVLARGVKEKLQAGMVVAIEPKFIFPGRGAVGIENTFVVGEQGLERLTTFPDEVVIV; encoded by the coding sequence ATGTCTTATCCTCCCTTAGCGGAACTGGCGGCCAGGCTGGAACGTTTTCAAGAGGTTTTGCGCGTCCAGGGCATGGATGGCGCCCTGCTCCTGCAGGGGGCGGATCTGGTTTATTTTTGCGGCACAACCCAGAGTGCCCACCTGTACGTCCCGGCCCGGGGGCGTGCCCTTTTCATGATCCGCCGGAGCAAGCAGCGCATTGATCCCGCCCTGGTGCCGGCGGAAGTGGTGCCCCTGCGCAGGCCGGAAGAAATTCCGGAGCTTTTGGCTGCCCGTGGCCTGGCGATGCCTGAAGTGCTGGGCATGGAACTGGACGTGCTGCCGGTCAACCTGTTTCGCCGCTACGAAAAAATTTTCCCCGGCCAAATTGTGGACTGTTCGCTCCAGATCAGGGAATTGCGGGCTGTAAAGTCGGCATACGAGATCGGCCTTTTGAAAGAATCTGCCGCCATGATGGACGGCGTATTCGCCCGGATTCCGGAAATGCTCCGGGAGGGAATGGGCGAGCTTGAGCTGGCCGCCCGGGTGGAGGCGGCGGCCCGCTGTGCCGGCCATATGGGGCTGATCCGGGTGCGGGGGTTTAACCAGGAGTTCTTCTGGGGCTGCCTCCTGGCCGGACCCAGCGGGGGGGTGCCCAGTTACTTTGACAGCCCCCTGGGCGGGCCCGGTTTTACGCCGGCCTTTCCCTTTGGCGTAGGCAAACACCCCATTGTTCCCGGCGACCCGGTGATGGTTGACTATGTAGGGGTGGTCAACGGCTACCAGGTGGACATGACCCGGGTTTTTGCCCTCGGGTACCTGCCTGAAGACCTGTTTAAAGCCCATGAGACGGCGGTAGGCATCCAGAACGCCCTGGTGGCGGCGGCCCGGCCGGGAGTAACCGGCGGGGAACTGTACGAACTGGCTCTGGAGATGGCTACCGGGGCCGGTCTGGCGGAACACTTTATGGGCTGCGGCGACCAGGTGCGTTTTGTGGGGCACGGCATCGGCCTGGAATTGAACGAGCTGCCCGTGCTGGCCCGGGGGGTGAAGGAAAAGCTGCAGGCGGGTATGGTGGTGGCCATAGAACCGAAATTTATTTTCCCGGGCCGGGGGGCGGTAGGCATTGAAAATACCTTTGTGGTCGGGGAGCAGGGGCTGGAGAGGTTAACTACATTCCCGGATGAAGTGGTAATTGTTTAG
- a CDS encoding HD-GYP domain-containing protein, which translates to MPVARLFARVIDAKSPFTHRHSRGVAAVARHMGMGEGECLLMEMAGLLHDLGKLTVPEDILEKPGRLTEKEFNRIKQHTYYTYWLLKPFDDRLSLARWAAYHHEKLNGQGYPFRLADSQLCLGSRIMAVSDMFTALKEDRPYRPGLPWHHIERIIGNQVQEGALDGRVAGALFDSRRELEELWDEITYKR; encoded by the coding sequence ATGCCCGTGGCCCGGCTTTTTGCCCGGGTAATTGACGCTAAAAGCCCCTTTACCCACCGCCATTCCCGGGGAGTGGCCGCGGTGGCCCGTCACATGGGGATGGGTGAGGGGGAGTGCCTGCTGATGGAAATGGCGGGCTTGCTGCATGACCTGGGCAAGTTAACCGTGCCCGAGGACATTTTAGAAAAACCCGGGCGTTTGACCGAAAAGGAATTTAACCGGATCAAGCAGCATACTTATTATACTTACTGGCTGCTCAAGCCCTTCGATGACCGGCTGTCCCTGGCCCGGTGGGCGGCCTACCATCACGAAAAACTAAACGGTCAGGGCTATCCTTTCCGGCTGGCAGATTCCCAGCTATGTTTGGGATCACGGATTATGGCAGTAAGTGATATGTTTACGGCTTTAAAAGAGGACCGGCCTTACCGCCCCGGCCTGCCCTGGCACCATATCGAACGCATTATCGGCAACCAGGTGCAGGAGGGAGCGCTGGACGGCCGGGTGGCGGGGGCTCTATTTGACAGCCGGCGGGAGCTGGAAGAACTTTGGGATGAGATAACTTACAAGCGTTAA
- the thrC gene encoding threonine synthase — MLYQSTRGNSQPVSAAGAIKLGIAPDGGLFVPDRPVYVTAGELALMAGMSYQERAASILQLFLTDFTSGEIKDCVQGAYDREKFDVPEVAPLQKLDEHLYVLELWHGPTCAFKDMALQILPRLLPRAVKKTGEDREIAILVATSGDTGKAALEGFRDVPGTRIIVFFPARGVSEVQRLQMITQEGCNVHVVAVEGNFDQTQSGVKAIFTDPAVNTAIDRRGYRFSSANSINWGRLVPQIVYYFSAYADLLARGEIASGETVNFVVPTGNFGNILAAFYARRMGLPVKRLICAANRNNVLTDFIRTGTYDRTREFYRTISPSMDILISSNLERLLYEVTGGDAARVREWMGALQTTGRYRVDGETLEEIQTVFWSDFAGDPATMETIRNTYRQYGYLMDTHTAVGKYVYDRYVEATGDTGKTVIASTASPFKFNQSVATAILGEDAVRGKGEFELLEILSRATGLPIPKGLKDLDKKPVRHTLTVAPEEMKRVVQELLTRRK; from the coding sequence GTGACTGCCGGCGAGCTGGCCTTGATGGCCGGAATGAGTTATCAGGAACGGGCGGCAAGCATACTGCAATTGTTTCTAACTGACTTCACCTCCGGCGAGATCAAGGATTGCGTACAGGGAGCCTACGACCGGGAAAAGTTTGACGTGCCGGAAGTTGCCCCGCTGCAAAAACTGGATGAACACCTGTACGTGCTCGAGCTGTGGCACGGTCCCACCTGCGCCTTCAAGGATATGGCCCTGCAAATACTGCCCCGGCTTTTGCCCCGGGCGGTAAAAAAGACGGGTGAAGATAGGGAAATTGCCATCCTGGTGGCCACCTCCGGCGATACGGGTAAGGCCGCCCTGGAAGGTTTCCGGGATGTGCCCGGCACCCGTATCATTGTCTTTTTCCCGGCCCGGGGGGTCAGTGAAGTACAGCGCCTGCAGATGATAACCCAGGAGGGCTGCAATGTCCACGTGGTGGCGGTGGAGGGGAACTTTGACCAGACCCAGAGCGGGGTGAAGGCAATTTTCACCGACCCCGCGGTAAATACGGCCATTGACCGCCGGGGCTACCGCTTTTCTTCAGCCAATTCCATTAACTGGGGGCGACTGGTGCCCCAAATTGTTTATTATTTTTCAGCCTATGCGGATTTGCTGGCCAGAGGGGAGATCGCTTCCGGCGAAACCGTGAACTTCGTTGTGCCTACAGGTAACTTCGGCAATATCCTGGCCGCCTTTTATGCCCGGCGGATGGGGCTGCCGGTCAAACGGCTTATCTGTGCGGCCAACCGCAACAATGTTTTGACGGACTTTATCCGTACGGGCACCTATGACCGCACCAGGGAATTTTATCGCACCATCTCCCCTTCCATGGATATCCTTATTTCCAGCAACCTGGAGCGTCTGCTTTATGAGGTTACCGGTGGTGATGCCGCGCGGGTGCGGGAGTGGATGGGGGCGCTGCAAACTACAGGGCGCTACCGGGTGGACGGTGAAACGCTGGAAGAGATCCAGACCGTTTTCTGGTCCGATTTTGCCGGTGACCCGGCCACCATGGAGACCATCCGCAATACTTACCGGCAGTATGGTTACCTGATGGACACTCATACCGCCGTGGGCAAGTATGTTTATGACCGCTACGTCGAGGCTACCGGGGATACCGGTAAGACGGTGATTGCCTCCACGGCCAGTCCCTTTAAGTTCAATCAAAGCGTGGCCACGGCCATCCTGGGGGAAGATGCGGTACGGGGAAAAGGGGAATTCGAGCTGCTCGAGATCCTGTCCCGGGCCACCGGGCTGCCCATACCCAAAGGGTTAAAGGACCTGGATAAAAAACCGGTGCGCCATACCCTGACCGTGGCACCGGAGGAAATGAAACGGGTGGTGCAGGAACTTTTAACCCGGCGAAAGTAA
- a CDS encoding Spo0B domain-containing protein, with protein MGTGLAATLLHYGLFLYNFIIENVVFLALALTLNGYDIKQNWRRVLLVGTIFGIAGVVFFHLPQTFRITLLWVFFFWTIKFFFGFTIQKSVLVTFSVLTVALLAESTAFFILVYLIGVTPASYFASFKIRVICPLAYVIPLAILIYVSYRRRWRIFKETGRLNIPVGTFLPLLMQMFLIYIAVNEFFSAARFDASTQKLMALIFALLTISLFLSLFLTWRVLRFAEREAVVAAQEKLAEEMRWEIDILRGQRHDFINHVQIITALLSEGRKEELARYVKALKEGLLT; from the coding sequence ATGGGCACCGGTTTGGCCGCGACACTGCTTCATTACGGATTGTTTCTCTATAATTTTATCATCGAGAATGTAGTTTTTTTAGCGCTGGCCTTGACCCTTAACGGATATGACATTAAACAAAACTGGCGGCGGGTTTTGTTGGTGGGGACAATTTTTGGAATTGCCGGTGTAGTATTTTTTCACCTTCCCCAGACGTTCCGAATCACTCTGCTATGGGTCTTCTTCTTTTGGACAATAAAGTTTTTTTTCGGCTTTACCATTCAAAAGTCGGTTTTAGTTACCTTCAGCGTTTTAACTGTTGCTTTACTAGCCGAAAGTACAGCATTTTTTATTTTAGTCTACCTTATCGGCGTTACCCCGGCCAGTTACTTTGCTTCGTTTAAGATCCGCGTGATTTGCCCGCTGGCATATGTTATTCCTTTGGCGATACTTATTTACGTTAGCTACCGGCGGCGTTGGCGCATCTTTAAGGAGACCGGCCGTCTCAACATTCCCGTGGGGACCTTCTTACCTCTGCTCATGCAGATGTTTCTGATCTACATTGCGGTCAACGAATTCTTCTCTGCCGCGCGTTTTGATGCATCTACCCAAAAATTAATGGCGCTAATTTTTGCTCTTCTGACAATATCATTGTTCCTATCACTTTTCTTAACCTGGCGTGTCCTGCGCTTTGCCGAGCGGGAAGCCGTTGTGGCCGCTCAGGAGAAACTGGCCGAGGAGATGCGCTGGGAAATTGATATCCTTAGAGGCCAGCGCCACGACTTTATCAACCACGTCCAGATCATTACGGCCCTCCTCAGTGAGGGGCGGAAGGAAGAACTGGCAAGGTATGTGAAGGCATTAAAGGAGGGCCTCCTTACTTAA
- a CDS encoding LytR/AlgR family response regulator transcription factor — protein sequence MTGSVLKIVIADDDEPICNLLSDILGTFEGVAVVGKASNGRNLLKLVKDTGPDAVFLDIQMPGLDGLSAVHQLQRQHPGVFIVFITAYPQYAAEAFNLDAVDYLIKPLNRERIGRTLDKLKRFKEMRTAGGKDHRPYPGPGGSSKSGPDCRTKLTIKSGHGIIVIDTDSIFFVEKVGKKCVIHTDSGLYETSEGLSLLEGRLDPARFFRCHKSFIINIDRVEKVLPYADRAYEVTFRNYPARVTMRREKFEAFCLMIQK from the coding sequence ATGACGGGCTCAGTATTAAAGATAGTAATTGCCGATGATGACGAGCCCATCTGCAACCTGTTGAGCGATATACTGGGCACATTCGAGGGTGTCGCTGTCGTCGGCAAGGCCAGCAATGGCAGGAATCTCCTGAAACTGGTAAAGGATACCGGGCCGGACGCCGTTTTTCTCGACATCCAGATGCCCGGGCTTGACGGCCTTTCGGCTGTTCACCAGCTGCAAAGGCAGCACCCCGGCGTCTTTATCGTTTTCATCACCGCCTACCCCCAGTATGCCGCCGAAGCATTCAACCTGGACGCCGTTGATTACCTGATCAAGCCCCTTAACCGGGAACGAATTGGGCGAACACTTGACAAGTTAAAGCGCTTCAAAGAGATGCGAACCGCCGGGGGTAAAGATCACCGGCCGTACCCCGGGCCGGGCGGCAGCTCAAAAAGCGGGCCTGATTGTCGTACAAAACTTACCATCAAAAGCGGACACGGGATTATCGTCATAGACACGGACAGCATTTTTTTCGTAGAAAAAGTGGGCAAAAAGTGCGTCATCCATACGGACTCCGGACTCTACGAAACATCGGAGGGGCTTTCCCTTCTCGAGGGAAGGCTTGACCCCGCCCGGTTCTTTCGCTGCCACAAAAGTTTCATTATCAACATCGACCGCGTGGAAAAGGTTTTACCCTATGCGGACCGCGCCTACGAAGTGACTTTCCGTAACTACCCCGCCAGGGTAACCATGCGCCGGGAGAAATTTGAGGCCTTTTGCCTCATGATTCAGAAGTGA
- a CDS encoding HD-GYP domain-containing protein: MPVIDLARLLVNLSLALDFSRRGLMRHHQRVALVALRIGEAAGISFEERLDLFKAAIIHDAGAVTWPEKDALEAFDIRDPWEHCWRGYQFVSDVDILAPAAEIILSHHDRWRGDNPSGKAGASIPLAARIIHLADRLDVLLTDREYILDQREPIIKQIQLLSGRFFDPDLVEIFMRLARAESFWLDITAPCLTENLLGLVGRQIFIVDLT, from the coding sequence ATGCCCGTAATAGACCTGGCCCGGCTGCTCGTCAACCTGTCCCTGGCCCTGGATTTCTCCCGCCGGGGTTTAATGCGCCATCACCAGCGGGTGGCCCTGGTTGCCCTGCGCATTGGTGAGGCCGCGGGGATATCTTTTGAGGAGCGTTTGGATCTCTTTAAAGCGGCAATTATCCACGATGCCGGAGCGGTTACCTGGCCCGAAAAGGATGCCCTGGAGGCCTTCGATATCCGGGATCCCTGGGAACACTGCTGGCGGGGCTATCAATTTGTTTCCGATGTGGACATTTTAGCCCCCGCCGCCGAAATCATTCTCTCCCACCACGATCGCTGGCGGGGAGACAACCCTTCCGGCAAGGCGGGGGCCAGCATCCCCCTGGCGGCCCGGATTATTCACCTGGCCGACCGGCTGGATGTTTTGTTGACCGACCGGGAATACATCCTGGATCAAAGAGAGCCCATTATCAAGCAGATTCAATTGTTATCGGGAAGATTTTTTGACCCCGACCTGGTGGAGATTTTCATGCGCCTGGCCAGGGCGGAAAGCTTCTGGTTGGATATTACGGCCCCCTGTCTGACCGAAAATTTACTGGGCCTGGTGGGAAGACAAATTTTTATTGTCGATCTGACCTAA
- a CDS encoding sensor histidine kinase has translation MKKSKYSVVLLAFFQLVLLVAIFVLYLLQHPVQPAQTSKHLLVLGSFAGSIALNFFIVARMVKVYEKEALLSAREAMAQSFVSLAGSIKVQNQDFNLYIEEITNLVQQERWEDLSSYLENVCAKITFLNNVLKVDNAIVGALLKAKVSEADVKRIRLDIDISASLAGLGSKAVDLARIIGNLVDNAFDAVLPLEESERIVSVKIHRSGPLLELEVSNRGPAIVPETLEKIFEPGYTTKGEGHSGLGLHIVKTLAEKLMGTVRVFTDETNGTRFVVMWPGV, from the coding sequence GTGAAGAAAAGCAAATACTCCGTCGTTCTGCTGGCTTTTTTCCAATTGGTCCTGCTGGTCGCCATCTTTGTGCTGTACCTCCTCCAGCATCCGGTCCAACCCGCTCAAACATCGAAACACCTGCTCGTTCTTGGCTCCTTTGCCGGCAGCATAGCCCTCAACTTTTTCATCGTCGCCAGGATGGTCAAGGTTTACGAAAAAGAGGCCCTCCTTTCCGCCCGGGAGGCCATGGCCCAAAGCTTCGTCAGCCTCGCCGGCTCCATCAAGGTCCAAAACCAGGATTTTAATCTCTATATCGAGGAAATTACCAATTTAGTCCAACAGGAACGGTGGGAAGACCTCTCAAGCTACCTCGAAAATGTTTGTGCTAAAATAACCTTTTTAAACAACGTCCTCAAGGTGGACAACGCCATCGTCGGTGCCCTGTTGAAGGCGAAGGTTTCCGAGGCGGATGTGAAGCGCATCAGGCTGGATATCGACATTTCCGCCTCCCTGGCCGGCCTGGGCTCAAAGGCGGTCGATCTGGCCCGGATCATCGGCAACCTGGTGGACAATGCCTTTGACGCGGTTCTTCCTCTGGAGGAATCCGAAAGAATTGTCTCGGTGAAGATCCACCGTTCCGGACCTCTTTTGGAATTGGAGGTAAGCAACCGGGGTCCGGCCATCGTTCCGGAGACGCTGGAGAAAATTTTCGAGCCCGGCTATACCACCAAGGGAGAAGGGCACAGCGGCCTGGGCCTGCATATAGTCAAAACTCTGGCTGAAAAGCTGATGGGTACGGTGCGGGTTTTTACGGACGAAACGAACGGAACGCGGTTTGTGGTGATGTGGCCGGGGGTGTAG
- a CDS encoding Spo0B domain-containing protein translates to MSGLNPLFIHLILHLYHGLIVVGVALALGLILNGYDIKENWQKFVIATLILGIAFELFYYFPQLLRIVLLVITFLAFFKFYFGFSIARTFFVGFTLYFIFLMGEVTFSIVLVFVFRIPMSVYYASPLIRLVFPLYNIPFVILAYLGHRRRWTIFRISDQVKMPFQMVLPLLIQVTLLSFTLSELIVFARPRPSTLVQEAVTIFTLLVSTLLSFFYIWRILRFAEREAVTSAQEKLAEEMRREIDALRGQRHDFINHVQIITALLSEGRKEELAKYVKALKEDYRPGGSTPQGN, encoded by the coding sequence ATGAGTGGACTCAACCCGCTGTTTATCCATCTTATTCTCCACCTCTATCACGGGCTGATCGTTGTTGGAGTTGCACTGGCTTTGGGTTTAATCCTTAATGGATACGATATTAAGGAAAACTGGCAGAAATTTGTTATTGCCACTTTAATTTTAGGAATTGCATTTGAACTTTTTTATTATTTCCCTCAATTATTGCGAATTGTCTTGCTGGTAATTACATTTTTGGCTTTTTTTAAGTTTTACTTTGGCTTTAGTATCGCAAGGACCTTCTTTGTTGGTTTTACTTTATATTTTATATTCTTAATGGGTGAGGTAACTTTTTCCATTGTTCTTGTCTTTGTTTTCAGAATTCCGATGAGTGTTTACTATGCTTCTCCCCTGATTCGCCTGGTATTTCCTCTTTATAACATCCCTTTTGTCATTCTTGCTTACCTTGGCCACAGGCGACGCTGGACTATTTTTCGTATTAGTGATCAGGTTAAAATGCCCTTTCAAATGGTCTTGCCCCTTCTCATCCAGGTTACTTTGCTTTCATTTACCTTATCTGAGTTAATCGTATTTGCACGGCCACGCCCTTCTACACTGGTACAAGAAGCCGTTACCATATTCACCCTGCTTGTTTCAACGCTGCTCTCCTTTTTTTATATTTGGCGCATCCTCCGCTTTGCCGAGCGGGAGGCTGTTACGTCCGCCCAGGAGAAACTGGCCGAAGAGATGCGCCGGGAAATCGACGCCCTTAGAGGCCAGCGCCACGACTTCATCAACCACGTTCAGATCATCACGGCCCTCCTCAGTGAGGGACGGAAGGAAGAACTGGCAAAGTATGTGAAGGCATTAAAGGAAGATTATCGCCCCGGGGGTTCAACCCCCCAGGGCAATTAA